The following proteins are co-located in the Desulfoscipio sp. XC116 genome:
- a CDS encoding phosphopentomutase, giving the protein MQLNRKVIIIVLDSVGVGELPDAGHYGDSGSNTLGNCSRAVGGLKMPNLEQMGLGRLTEIQGVPPADNPTACYGKMTELSPGKDTTTGHWEIAGIVLDRPFPVFPGGFPPEIIEPFKQNIGRDILGNKAASGTAIIDELGAIHMQTGSPIIYTSADSVFQIAAHEEVVPLEELYRMCRTARELLTGKYAVGRVIARPFIGSPGSFKRTANRHDYSLIPPRPTVLNLLLDNGLTVAAVGKIKDIFAGQGISSSAHTNSNMDGVDKTLALMREDFSGVIFTNLVDFDQLYGHRNDPRGYAGALEEFDRRVPEIMRALRPADVLILTADHGCDPTTASTDHSREYVPLLVAGPGIKKGVDLGIRAGFSDVAASVARLFGLSFDTGEEFVTAVAQ; this is encoded by the coding sequence ATGCAGCTAAATAGAAAAGTAATTATTATTGTGTTGGATAGCGTCGGGGTTGGTGAACTGCCGGATGCCGGGCATTACGGTGACAGCGGCAGTAATACGCTGGGCAATTGCTCCCGGGCCGTGGGTGGCCTGAAAATGCCCAATTTAGAGCAAATGGGCCTGGGGCGTTTGACTGAAATACAGGGCGTGCCTCCGGCGGATAATCCAACCGCGTGCTACGGTAAAATGACTGAGCTTTCCCCGGGTAAAGATACCACTACCGGGCATTGGGAAATTGCCGGTATTGTATTGGACAGGCCCTTTCCGGTGTTTCCCGGCGGCTTCCCGCCTGAAATCATCGAGCCGTTCAAACAAAACATCGGCAGGGATATACTGGGCAATAAGGCAGCCTCGGGAACAGCGATTATTGACGAATTGGGCGCAATACATATGCAAACCGGCAGCCCTATTATATATACCTCCGCTGACAGCGTATTTCAAATCGCTGCCCATGAAGAGGTGGTTCCGCTGGAGGAATTGTACCGGATGTGCCGGACAGCCAGGGAGCTGCTCACCGGTAAGTACGCGGTGGGCCGGGTGATTGCCCGGCCGTTTATCGGCTCGCCGGGTTCATTCAAGCGTACAGCCAACCGCCACGATTATTCCCTTATTCCGCCCCGTCCCACGGTGCTGAATTTATTGCTGGATAATGGATTGACTGTGGCTGCGGTGGGCAAAATCAAAGATATTTTCGCCGGTCAGGGAATTTCCAGTTCGGCGCATACCAATAGCAACATGGATGGGGTGGATAAAACCCTGGCTTTAATGCGGGAGGATTTTAGCGGTGTTATTTTTACCAACCTGGTGGATTTCGACCAGCTTTACGGACATCGCAACGACCCTCGCGGTTATGCCGGTGCTCTGGAGGAATTTGACCGCCGGGTGCCGGAAATAATGAGAGCCCTGCGCCCCGCGGATGTGCTCATATTAACCGCGGACCACGGGTGTGATCCCACCACCGCCAGTACCGATCACTCCAGGGAATACGTACCGCTTTTGGTCGCCGGCCCGGGTATCAAAAAAGGAGTTGACTTGGGTATCCGCGCCGGTTTCAGCGATGTGGCAGCCTCCGTGGCCCGGTTATTCGGACTAAGTTTTGATACCGGCGAAGAGTTTGTCACTGCTGTTGCTCAATAA